A genomic region of Candidatus Dormiibacterota bacterium contains the following coding sequences:
- a CDS encoding DUF354 domain-containing protein has translation MKVWIDLANSPHVLFFAPILKEMERRGIEVTCTARDFAQTLGLARMHGLRVESIGRHGGRSALGKTREIVARAAALRRFARKARPDIAVSHNSYAQALAARSLGIPFVTLMDYEHTPANHISFRMASRILLPRAVPDGSVARYGASSRKVRRYAGFKEQVYLEDFEPEASVFDGLLAEDVVRGCVVAVARPPADFAIYHRFKNPLFDLWLDRVGRDPGVRVVLLPRTRDQRDRALALGLPSVVVPDREIDGPNLVYHADLVVSAGGTMNREAAVMGVPTYSLFTGRQAAVDTALEALHRLVFVRGAEDLGAIRMVKSAARSRLRNPELRGQIVAEILGAAVRLAAGD, from the coding sequence GTGAAGGTCTGGATCGATCTGGCCAATTCCCCGCACGTTTTGTTTTTCGCTCCCATCCTCAAGGAGATGGAGAGGCGCGGGATCGAGGTGACCTGCACGGCGCGCGACTTCGCGCAGACGCTCGGTCTCGCGCGCATGCACGGGCTTCGGGTCGAGAGCATCGGCCGGCACGGCGGACGGTCGGCACTTGGGAAGACGCGGGAGATCGTGGCCAGGGCCGCGGCGCTGCGCCGCTTCGCCCGGAAGGCGCGGCCCGACATCGCCGTCAGCCACAATTCGTACGCGCAGGCTCTGGCGGCGCGCTCCCTCGGCATCCCGTTCGTCACGCTGATGGACTACGAGCACACGCCGGCCAACCACATCAGTTTCCGGATGGCCAGCCGGATCCTCCTGCCGCGCGCCGTGCCGGACGGGTCGGTGGCCCGCTACGGGGCGTCGTCCCGAAAAGTGAGGCGGTACGCGGGCTTCAAGGAACAGGTCTATCTTGAGGACTTTGAGCCCGAGGCCAGCGTTTTCGACGGTCTTCTGGCGGAAGACGTGGTGCGGGGCTGCGTCGTGGCGGTCGCGCGACCTCCGGCGGATTTCGCGATCTATCACCGCTTCAAGAATCCTCTCTTCGACCTCTGGCTCGATCGGGTGGGCCGGGATCCCGGCGTGCGAGTCGTGCTGCTGCCGCGCACCCGGGACCAGAGGGACCGGGCGCTCGCGCTCGGGCTTCCATCGGTGGTCGTCCCCGATCGGGAGATCGATGGCCCGAACCTCGTCTATCACGCCGATCTCGTCGTCAGCGCGGGTGGGACGATGAACCGGGAGGCAGCGGTGATGGGGGTTCCAACCTACAGCCTGTTCACGGGGCGACAGGCGGCAGTCGATACGGCGCTCGAAGCGCTGCACCGTCTCGTCTTCGTGCGCGGCGCCGAGGACCTCGGGGCGATCCGGATGGTCAAGAGCGCCGCTCGATCGAGACTTCGCAACCCGGAGCTGCGAGGGCAGATCGTGGCGGAGATCCTCGGCGCGGCCGTCCGCCTGGCCGCTGGCGATTGA
- a CDS encoding sugar transferase has product MYSKDIFLERAQQALLDGGIVFSTFLGAAILRHSGVILDPVPGHHFEIGPYLFPATLLAVMFILLFRYERLYSGRFGRFAEAFRIARGAAGGTMAALALTFFYRGHSYSRATVLIFYPLVVAALVLTRNLYRRYRAAVQANPAARRRVLIVGFGRVGQHLGGVLLGRPSYYELVGFLDDDPGKIGASLEGRRVLGTTGDLDRLVRENGVDEIIIAIPSARRERVMEIVGACLRIKVKWKVVPDLYDMLLERLTFDQVGDLPLAGLRGPAIVGFNWALKRAFDLGLASLLLLLASPIFLLAAAAIKLTSRGPVYFRQTRVGLRGRTFTFLKFRSMRVGSDAGIHKDYTSDWIYGRTGGGGRAVPRSVGAAALEPTPQVAASPVDAAGRSSAVAAGVHKIVHDPRVTFVGGLLRRTSLDELPQLWNVLRGDMSLVGPRPAIPYEVERYTEWHKRRLETLPGITGLWQVSGRNALSFEEMVRLDIQYIETWSLEQDMKILLKTLPALLFGRAY; this is encoded by the coding sequence ATGTATTCGAAGGACATCTTCCTCGAACGGGCGCAGCAGGCCCTGCTGGACGGCGGGATCGTGTTCTCCACGTTCCTCGGGGCGGCCATCCTGCGGCACAGCGGCGTCATCCTTGACCCGGTGCCGGGGCACCACTTCGAGATCGGACCCTACCTCTTTCCGGCGACCCTGCTGGCGGTCATGTTCATCCTGCTGTTCCGCTACGAGAGGCTCTATTCGGGGCGCTTCGGGCGCTTCGCCGAGGCGTTCCGCATCGCGCGCGGAGCGGCCGGCGGCACGATGGCGGCGCTGGCGCTGACCTTCTTCTATCGCGGTCACTCGTACTCGCGCGCCACCGTCCTCATCTTCTACCCGCTCGTCGTAGCGGCGCTCGTCCTGACGCGCAACCTCTATCGCCGCTATCGGGCCGCCGTCCAGGCCAACCCCGCTGCGCGCCGGCGCGTCCTGATCGTCGGCTTCGGCCGTGTCGGGCAGCACCTCGGCGGCGTGCTCCTGGGGCGACCGTCGTACTATGAGCTCGTCGGATTCCTCGACGACGACCCCGGGAAGATCGGCGCCTCGCTGGAGGGCCGGCGCGTCCTGGGCACGACCGGCGACCTCGATCGCCTGGTGCGTGAGAACGGAGTCGACGAGATCATCATCGCGATCCCTTCGGCACGTCGCGAGCGGGTGATGGAGATCGTCGGCGCTTGCCTGCGCATCAAGGTGAAATGGAAGGTCGTGCCCGATCTCTACGACATGCTCCTCGAGCGGCTGACGTTCGACCAGGTCGGGGACCTGCCGCTGGCCGGTCTCCGCGGCCCGGCGATCGTCGGTTTCAACTGGGCGCTCAAGCGGGCCTTCGATCTCGGGCTCGCGTCGCTTCTTCTGCTGCTGGCGTCGCCGATCTTCCTGCTGGCGGCCGCGGCCATCAAGCTGACGTCTCGCGGACCGGTCTACTTCCGGCAGACGCGCGTGGGTCTGCGAGGCCGCACCTTCACCTTTCTCAAGTTCCGCTCGATGCGAGTCGGCAGCGACGCCGGCATCCACAAGGACTACACGAGCGACTGGATCTACGGACGGACCGGCGGGGGAGGGCGGGCGGTCCCGCGATCCGTCGGTGCCGCTGCGCTGGAGCCGACTCCCCAGGTCGCCGCGTCTCCTGTGGACGCCGCCGGCCGCTCGTCCGCCGTCGCCGCCGGCGTGCACAAGATCGTCCACGACCCGCGTGTGACGTTCGTCGGCGGCCTTCTCCGCCGCACGAGCCTCGACGAGCTGCCGCAGCTGTGGAACGTGCTGCGCGGCGACATGAGCCTGGTCGGCCCGCGTCCCGCGATCCCGTACGAGGTCGAGCGCTACACCGAGTGGCACAAGCGCCGCCTCGAGACGCTGCCGGGCATCACCGGTCTCTGGCAGGTCAGCGGGCGGAACGCGCTGTCGTTCGAGGAGATGGTCCGCCTGGACATCCAGTACATCGAGACCTGGTCCCTCGAGCAGGACATGAAGATCCTGCTCAAGACGCTGCCGGCCCTGTTGTTCGGCCGGGCCTACTGA
- a CDS encoding nucleotidyltransferase family protein, translated as MLNTTAHPRTGHDLLLEVLRTLFGKDERPPACGEVALPGEREIVDLLALSRRHEIAPLVARQLSTTQGLPHAAVRAAREIYEQNLARNLFLRGETADWIARFRQAGIPCQALKGAAWSQLLFGDLGARTSADIDLLVRPQQRDEAIGLAARWGFEPFDPGRPLPDPDAKAVLLESRDEAACYTLDLHWYVELPRLVPLDHTVFWSGQWEEDDLPPDLVGLVLCLHLWRHAVTLKTLVDFAAYVGRFDEQVPEVRRRLAEARAVDGLDLALMLAHRALGVRSRFTPERHPKAILLPWLERCLRVPFSDRGRYFSWLVFPLQFDGLALPVRRCAAHVVRPAARDGRLHVGSRARRVAGVVARVAFSRGRLAARRDDGR; from the coding sequence GTGCTCAATACGACCGCACATCCGCGCACAGGTCATGACCTGCTGTTGGAGGTGCTGCGGACGCTCTTCGGCAAGGATGAGCGTCCGCCGGCTTGCGGGGAGGTCGCGCTTCCCGGGGAGAGGGAGATTGTCGATCTTCTTGCGCTGTCGAGGCGCCACGAGATAGCACCGCTGGTCGCGCGACAGTTATCGACGACGCAGGGGCTCCCGCACGCCGCCGTGCGGGCGGCGAGAGAGATTTACGAGCAGAACCTGGCGCGAAATCTCTTCCTCCGCGGCGAGACTGCGGATTGGATCGCGCGGTTCCGGCAGGCGGGGATTCCCTGCCAGGCGCTCAAGGGAGCCGCGTGGTCGCAGCTGCTGTTCGGAGACCTCGGGGCCCGGACCAGCGCCGACATCGATCTCCTGGTGCGCCCGCAACAGAGGGACGAGGCGATCGGGCTCGCGGCGCGCTGGGGATTCGAACCGTTTGACCCGGGCCGGCCCCTTCCCGATCCCGATGCGAAGGCGGTCCTCCTCGAGTCACGGGACGAAGCGGCCTGCTACACGCTCGACCTCCACTGGTACGTCGAGCTCCCGCGGCTCGTGCCACTGGACCACACGGTGTTCTGGAGCGGGCAGTGGGAGGAGGACGATCTCCCTCCCGACCTGGTCGGCCTCGTGCTCTGCCTGCACCTGTGGCGGCACGCCGTGACGCTGAAGACGCTCGTCGACTTCGCGGCGTACGTGGGTCGCTTCGACGAGCAGGTGCCCGAGGTGAGGCGCCGTCTGGCGGAGGCCCGCGCGGTCGACGGGCTGGATCTCGCCCTGATGCTGGCCCACCGGGCGCTCGGCGTCCGCTCGCGTTTCACGCCGGAGCGGCACCCCAAGGCGATTCTCCTTCCGTGGCTGGAGCGCTGTCTGCGTGTGCCGTTCTCCGACAGGGGAAGGTACTTCTCGTGGCTGGTCTTCCCGCTGCAGTTCGACGGGCTCGCATTGCCGGTGCGGCGCTGCGCCGCGCACGTCGTCCGGCCGGCTGCGCGCGACGGACGGCTGCACGTCGGCTCGCGGGCCCGGCGCGTCGCGGGTGTGGTCGCGCGGGTGGCGTTTTCGCGCGGGCGCCTCGCCGCCAGGAGAGACGATGGCCGCTGA
- a CDS encoding response regulator: MVDADDASRAFAAEALNSFAPGFDVATARDSRQALAWIDTFPPDLLVTDLEFATDGASALRERLRADARTRACRVVVLSLSADDPRIEGARLESDAVLIKPVALPFLLETVRRVMSRDESH, encoded by the coding sequence GTGGTCGATGCCGATGACGCGAGCCGTGCCTTCGCCGCCGAGGCGTTGAACTCGTTCGCCCCGGGCTTCGACGTGGCGACCGCGCGCGACTCCCGGCAGGCGCTGGCCTGGATCGACACCTTCCCTCCCGACCTGCTGGTGACCGATCTGGAGTTCGCCACGGACGGGGCGAGCGCCCTGCGCGAGAGGCTCCGGGCCGACGCGCGGACCCGCGCCTGCCGGGTCGTGGTGCTGTCGCTGTCTGCGGACGATCCGAGGATCGAGGGCGCCCGCCTCGAATCGGACGCCGTCCTCATCAAGCCGGTCGCCCTGCCGTTCCTCCTGGAAACCGTCCGGCGCGTGATGAGCCGCGACGAGTCCCACTAG
- a CDS encoding Gfo/Idh/MocA family oxidoreductase has translation MAGSIRIGVVGCGYWGPNHVRVFSTLGRLGAKMMAAADRSEERRAHVSELYPWLRIETEAETVLRDPDLDAVVIATPVHTHYPFARMALEAGKHVLVEKPFVTEVEQAQELIALARKRGLVLMAGHTFEYAAAVNRMREMLAESALGEILYIRSERVNLGLFQKDINVLWDLAPHDVSILLYVLGMMPTHVSAIGSAHVTQGVEDVAIVTLEFGPALMANLLVSWLDPRKVRQMTLVGNRQMLVYDDLSSNEKLRLYDRGVDGPKHYDSFGEFHYSYRYGDIVTPMLKESEPLRAECSHFLECIARGASPRSSGEVGLKVTRVLSAAQRSLRNGQVRVPV, from the coding sequence GTGGCCGGTTCGATCCGGATCGGGGTGGTCGGCTGCGGCTACTGGGGCCCGAACCACGTCCGCGTCTTCTCGACGCTCGGTCGCCTGGGGGCGAAGATGATGGCCGCGGCCGATCGTTCGGAGGAGCGCCGCGCGCACGTCAGCGAGCTCTATCCCTGGCTCCGGATCGAGACCGAGGCCGAGACCGTCCTGCGGGACCCGGACCTGGACGCCGTGGTGATCGCGACACCGGTCCACACGCACTATCCCTTCGCCCGGATGGCGCTCGAGGCGGGCAAACACGTTCTGGTCGAGAAGCCCTTCGTCACCGAGGTCGAGCAGGCGCAGGAGCTGATCGCTCTGGCCCGCAAGCGTGGCCTCGTGCTCATGGCCGGCCACACTTTCGAGTACGCCGCGGCCGTCAACCGCATGCGCGAGATGCTGGCCGAGTCGGCGCTGGGCGAGATCCTCTACATCCGCAGCGAGCGCGTGAACCTGGGGCTGTTCCAGAAGGACATCAACGTCCTCTGGGATCTCGCGCCGCACGACGTCTCGATCCTGCTCTACGTGCTCGGGATGATGCCGACCCACGTCTCGGCGATCGGCAGCGCGCACGTCACGCAGGGGGTCGAGGACGTCGCGATCGTCACGCTGGAGTTCGGTCCCGCGCTGATGGCCAACCTGCTGGTGTCGTGGCTCGATCCCCGCAAGGTCCGTCAGATGACGCTGGTCGGCAATCGGCAGATGCTGGTCTACGACGATCTCTCGAGCAACGAGAAGCTGCGTCTGTACGACAGGGGAGTGGACGGACCGAAGCACTACGACTCGTTCGGCGAGTTCCACTATTCGTACCGCTACGGCGACATCGTCACGCCCATGCTGAAGGAGTCGGAGCCTCTGCGCGCCGAGTGCTCGCACTTCCTCGAGTGCATCGCGCGCGGCGCCTCTCCCCGCAGCAGCGGCGAGGTCGGGCTGAAGGTGACCCGCGTGCTGAGCGCGGCGCAGCGTTCACTGCGTAACGGCCAGGTGCGGGTCCCGGTGTGA
- a CDS encoding acyltransferase: MSSRRRRGGNGKSATPGGAFYKHPLALVETEAIGPGTRVWAWAHVMSGARVGADCNIGEHCFVESGVVLGDRVTVKNGVAVWNGVVAEDDVFLGPNAVLTNDLRPRSKVYRGPVQSTLLKRGASVGANATLLCGITVGTCAMIGAGAVVTRNVPPHALVVGNPGRVVGRVCECGARLKGRGATMRCAECSGRYRISGHAVRRVGHRTSAASSRSED; encoded by the coding sequence GTGTCCTCGCGGCGCCGGCGCGGCGGGAACGGGAAATCGGCCACGCCGGGCGGCGCGTTCTACAAGCATCCGCTGGCGCTGGTGGAGACCGAGGCGATCGGCCCCGGGACGCGCGTCTGGGCCTGGGCGCACGTGATGTCCGGAGCGCGCGTCGGGGCCGACTGCAACATCGGCGAGCACTGCTTCGTCGAGAGCGGCGTCGTGCTGGGCGATCGCGTGACGGTCAAGAACGGTGTCGCGGTCTGGAACGGCGTCGTCGCGGAGGACGACGTCTTCCTGGGCCCGAACGCCGTGCTGACGAACGATCTCCGGCCGCGCAGCAAGGTCTATCGCGGCCCGGTGCAATCGACCCTCCTGAAGCGCGGCGCGTCGGTCGGCGCGAACGCCACGCTCCTCTGCGGCATCACGGTCGGGACCTGCGCCATGATCGGCGCGGGCGCCGTGGTGACCCGGAACGTGCCGCCCCACGCGCTCGTCGTGGGGAATCCCGGCCGCGTCGTCGGCCGCGTCTGCGAATGCGGAGCCCGCCTGAAGGGGCGCGGCGCGACCATGCGCTGCGCGGAGTGCTCTGGACGTTACCGGATTTCCGGTCACGCCGTCAGGCGTGTCGGACACAGGACTTCCGCCGCATCGTCACGATCCGAAGACTAG